From Alkalidesulfovibrio alkalitolerans DSM 16529, a single genomic window includes:
- the gmhB gene encoding D-glycero-beta-D-manno-heptose 1,7-bisphosphate 7-phosphatase, with the protein MQAVILCDGRESARLGASGLPAPLAPCAGVPFLDHLLWNLARHGIRDIILSVGHAAHAFAEHYGQGRAHGAVVRLWSGGGAQLPPRGMLCDEFFVLDGTALFDLNYLHLALRRREAGALGALALRRVQDAALPGRVEFDGRMVRGFAPQAGGPGLVDGGALCLASEALDVASEPVASVAHGLLPLLAGRGTLAGSVYNGFFAEVRSDDAACAPQDAVAAWRKKPAAFLDRDGVLNVNHGYVHKPKDFEWIKGAPEAVKLLNDAGYLVVVVTNQSGIGRGFYDEAAFHALCAHIDRELARAGAHIDATYFCPNHPEAGLGPYRTLCEDRKPAPGMLRRAQAEWDIRTEQSFLIGDKPSDMQAAQAFGIPGHLFTGGNLLEFVRALLTK; encoded by the coding sequence ATGCAGGCCGTCATCCTGTGCGACGGGCGGGAATCCGCCAGACTCGGCGCCAGCGGTCTTCCCGCGCCGCTCGCGCCGTGCGCGGGCGTTCCTTTTCTCGACCATCTGCTGTGGAACCTCGCGCGCCACGGAATTCGCGACATCATACTGAGCGTCGGCCACGCGGCCCATGCCTTCGCGGAGCATTACGGGCAGGGCCGCGCACACGGGGCCGTCGTCCGGCTGTGGAGCGGTGGAGGAGCGCAACTGCCGCCGCGCGGCATGCTCTGCGACGAATTCTTCGTCCTCGACGGAACCGCGCTCTTCGACCTCAACTATCTCCACCTCGCGCTTCGCCGCCGCGAGGCCGGGGCACTGGGCGCGCTGGCCCTGCGCCGGGTCCAGGACGCGGCGCTTCCCGGCCGCGTGGAGTTCGACGGCCGCATGGTGCGCGGCTTCGCCCCGCAAGCGGGCGGCCCCGGCCTGGTCGACGGCGGCGCGCTCTGCCTCGCTTCAGAGGCGCTCGACGTCGCATCTGAGCCCGTGGCGTCCGTTGCGCACGGCCTTCTGCCGCTTCTTGCCGGACGCGGAACGCTCGCTGGCTCGGTCTACAACGGGTTCTTCGCCGAGGTTCGCTCGGACGACGCGGCCTGCGCGCCGCAGGACGCCGTGGCCGCATGGCGGAAGAAGCCCGCAGCCTTTCTCGATCGCGACGGCGTGCTCAACGTCAATCACGGCTACGTGCACAAACCCAAAGATTTCGAGTGGATAAAGGGCGCGCCCGAGGCGGTGAAGCTTCTGAACGACGCCGGATACTTGGTCGTGGTCGTCACCAACCAGTCGGGCATCGGCCGGGGCTTCTACGACGAGGCCGCGTTTCACGCCCTGTGCGCCCACATTGATAGGGAACTGGCGCGCGCGGGCGCGCACATCGACGCCACCTATTTCTGCCCCAACCATCCCGAAGCGGGCCTGGGCCCCTACCGCACCCTGTGCGAGGACCGAAAGCCCGCGCCGGGCATGCTGCGCCGCGCCCAGGCGGAGTGGGACATCCGCACGGAGCAAAGCTTCCTCATCGGCGACAAGCCCTCGGACATGCAGGCCGCACAGGCCTTCGGCATCCCCGGCCACCTCTTCACCGGCGGCAATCTCCTCGAATTCGTGCGCGCGCTGCTCACAAAGTGA
- a CDS encoding NAD-dependent epimerase/dehydratase family protein, whose translation MDYYRGKDVLITGGLGFIGSNLARRLVELGASVTLVDSLIPEYGGNFANIADIRDKVTVNISDVRDQHAMRWLVQRRDVLFNLAGQTSHMDSMSDPHTDLEINAKAQLSILEACRAANPSIRIVFAGTRQIYGKPDYLPVDEDHPIRPVDVNGINKVAGEWYHLLYHQVYGIRSSVLRLTNTYGPGMRIKDARQTFLGIWIRLLLEGRPFEIWGGEQLRDFTYVDDCVRAMLLAACREEAWGRIYNLGGERTVSLRGTAELLVAAAGSGEFAVREFPEERKKIDIGDYYSDFGRITAELGWRPEVSLEQGLQRTVAYYRERLAEYI comes from the coding sequence ATGGATTACTATCGGGGGAAAGACGTCCTCATCACGGGCGGGCTGGGCTTCATCGGCTCGAATCTGGCTCGGCGCCTGGTCGAGCTCGGCGCGAGCGTGACGCTCGTGGACAGCCTGATCCCCGAGTACGGCGGAAATTTCGCGAACATCGCGGACATCCGCGACAAGGTCACGGTCAACATCTCCGACGTGCGCGACCAGCACGCCATGCGCTGGCTCGTGCAGCGCCGCGACGTGCTCTTCAATCTTGCGGGCCAGACCAGCCACATGGACTCCATGAGCGACCCGCACACCGATCTCGAAATCAACGCCAAGGCCCAGCTTTCCATCCTCGAAGCCTGCCGCGCCGCCAACCCCTCCATCCGCATCGTCTTTGCGGGCACACGCCAGATCTACGGCAAGCCCGACTACCTGCCCGTGGACGAAGACCATCCCATCCGGCCCGTGGACGTGAACGGCATCAACAAGGTGGCCGGAGAGTGGTATCATTTGCTCTACCACCAAGTGTACGGCATCCGCTCCTCGGTTCTCAGGCTGACCAACACCTACGGCCCGGGCATGCGCATCAAGGACGCGCGTCAGACGTTTCTGGGCATCTGGATACGCCTGCTGCTCGAAGGCAGGCCGTTCGAGATCTGGGGCGGCGAACAACTGCGCGACTTCACCTACGTGGACGACTGCGTGCGCGCCATGCTCCTGGCCGCGTGCCGCGAGGAGGCCTGGGGCCGCATCTACAACCTGGGCGGCGAGCGCACGGTCTCCCTGCGCGGGACGGCCGAACTGCTCGTGGCAGCCGCCGGGAGCGGCGAGTTCGCGGTGCGCGAGTTCCCCGAGGAACGCAAGAAAATCGACATCGGCGACTACTACTCCGACTTTGGCAGGATCACGGCCGAACTCGGCTGGCGGCCCGAGGTCTCCCTGGAGCAGGGGCTGCAGCGCACTGTGGCCTACTACCGCGAACGGCTCGCGGAATACATCTAG
- a CDS encoding potassium channel family protein — translation MKFVTSQLAYFLQNRSTRRNVQFLFKFLLLLLFVVTLYSVLFHYLMTFEEREFTWLTGFYWTLTVMSTLGFGDITFTSDIGRVFSIVVLLSGIIFLLVMLPFTFIQFFYAPWLEAQQRSRAPRELDPETRDHVIIVGTDATAQHLAEKLSRYGHDHVILCPDVATTLALHDLSLTAAVGDYDDPETFKRMRVGQAAMVVALEDDVRNTNITFTVREVSPAVPVVCGADKDEALDILALAGSTHVLQFTKLLGHSLARRSLAGAKRSSVAGQFESLIVAEAPVMRTSLVGRSLRDSGLREAVGVNVVGVWERGRFRTPNPDTPLSPSTVLVLAGTEEQIAAFDAFVSQETAATGGHGPVGPVLILGGGRVGMAAAEQLREQGIHYCIVEKNPKVALSDANTVTGSAADLDVLEQAGIREAPSVFITTHDDDMNIYLTIYCRKLRPDVQIITRATLDRNIGILHTAGADLVMSYASLVANTVINLLSPGKVLMLTEGLNIFRASVPKRLAGMPLLNSGIRDKTGCSVVAVHSKGGLEVNPDPSKPLQEGDEFFLIGDTKAEQCFLDRFGEQENG, via the coding sequence ATGAAATTCGTCACCTCCCAACTCGCCTACTTTCTGCAGAACCGCTCGACACGGCGCAACGTGCAGTTCCTTTTCAAATTCCTGCTCCTGCTGCTCTTCGTGGTCACCCTGTACAGCGTACTTTTCCACTATCTCATGACCTTCGAAGAGCGCGAGTTCACATGGCTTACGGGTTTTTATTGGACGCTCACGGTCATGTCCACGCTCGGATTCGGCGACATCACCTTCACGAGCGACATCGGCCGCGTATTCTCCATCGTCGTGCTGCTTTCGGGCATCATCTTCCTTTTGGTCATGCTGCCCTTCACCTTCATCCAGTTCTTCTACGCCCCCTGGCTGGAGGCCCAGCAGCGCTCACGCGCGCCGCGCGAACTCGATCCGGAGACGCGCGACCACGTCATCATCGTGGGCACCGACGCGACTGCCCAACACCTCGCGGAAAAGCTCTCTCGCTACGGTCACGACCACGTCATCCTCTGCCCAGACGTGGCCACCACGCTGGCCCTGCACGATCTTAGCCTCACGGCCGCCGTGGGCGACTACGACGATCCCGAAACCTTCAAACGCATGCGCGTGGGCCAGGCAGCCATGGTCGTGGCTCTGGAAGACGACGTGCGCAACACCAACATCACCTTCACCGTGCGCGAAGTCAGCCCCGCCGTGCCCGTGGTTTGCGGCGCGGACAAAGACGAGGCCCTGGACATCCTGGCGCTCGCAGGCAGCACGCACGTCCTGCAGTTCACCAAGCTTCTGGGCCATTCCCTTGCTCGGCGTTCGCTGGCGGGCGCCAAGCGCTCCAGCGTCGCCGGGCAGTTCGAATCTCTGATCGTGGCCGAGGCCCCGGTGATGCGTACGAGCCTCGTGGGCAGGTCGCTGCGCGACAGCGGGCTGCGCGAGGCTGTGGGCGTAAACGTGGTCGGAGTCTGGGAACGCGGTCGGTTCCGCACGCCCAATCCCGATACCCCGCTCTCGCCGTCCACGGTCCTCGTGCTTGCCGGAACCGAAGAGCAGATCGCGGCCTTCGACGCCTTCGTGAGCCAGGAGACGGCCGCCACGGGCGGCCACGGTCCTGTCGGCCCGGTGCTCATCCTGGGTGGCGGCCGCGTGGGTATGGCCGCGGCCGAGCAGCTTCGCGAGCAGGGCATCCACTACTGCATCGTGGAAAAGAATCCGAAGGTCGCCTTGAGCGACGCCAATACCGTGACGGGCAGCGCGGCCGATCTCGACGTGCTGGAGCAGGCGGGCATCCGCGAGGCGCCCTCGGTGTTCATCACCACCCACGACGACGACATGAACATCTATCTGACCATCTACTGCCGCAAACTCAGGCCCGACGTGCAGATCATCACCAGGGCCACGCTCGACCGCAACATCGGCATCCTGCACACCGCCGGGGCCGATCTCGTGATGTCCTATGCCTCGCTCGTGGCGAACACGGTCATCAACCTCCTGAGTCCGGGCAAGGTGCTCATGCTCACCGAGGGGCTGAACATTTTCCGTGCGTCCGTGCCCAAAAGGCTGGCCGGGATGCCGCTCCTGAACAGCGGCATCCGCGACAAGACCGGATGCAGCGTCGTGGCCGTACACTCCAAAGGCGGCCTGGAAGTCAACCCCGACCCGTCCAAGCCCCTGCAGGAGGGCGACGAGTTCTTCCTGATCGGCGACACCAAGGCCGAGCAATGCTTCCTCGACCGTTTCGGCGAGCAGGAGAACGGCTGA
- a CDS encoding Na(+)/H(+) antiporter subunit D: MMFPPVLAMYAGALVLPLLPKSVRCWAYLLFPLAALWSVMTMPVGTQITVPFASWELVICQVTQLSRVFGIIFALIALVGGIYSLHLRDTGQQVASLLYAGGALGVTFAGDFFTVIVFWEIMAAGSTYLVWARRTPESRRAGMRYLLFHLLGGSLLLMGIILQIQNTGSILLTSFAPGESAAAWLILAGVAVNAAVVPLHAWLPDAYPRGTVTGSVFLSAFTTKTAVYVLASLFPGWNILLVAGVFMTLYGVTFAFLANDIREILAYHIVSQVGYMVAGIGIGTELAINGSAAHAFSHILYKALLFMTTGAVLYSVGTSKLHQLGALAPRMRLLLTLYMVAALSISGAPLFNGFISKSIIVAAAGEAHFYTAKFLLILASVGTFLSVGIKLPYYTWFHEKKSDLTPKPLPMGMIVAMSVTAFLCILYGIMPGLLYVELPYAMDYDPFTIPHLVEAVQILIFTFLGFWLVRKKLTPKNKISLDMDWFYRSSAPYFRKAIVGNINLFFETADKRAFAFAHWVGILAKNPLQALRRTFLPPTRDYDADLDRPPLASPIFLTLVTTVIVTVWALWL, translated from the coding sequence ATGATGTTCCCGCCCGTTCTTGCCATGTATGCCGGGGCGCTCGTCCTTCCGCTCCTGCCCAAGAGCGTCCGTTGCTGGGCCTATCTGCTCTTCCCGCTCGCGGCGCTGTGGTCGGTCATGACCATGCCGGTGGGAACGCAGATCACCGTGCCTTTCGCGAGTTGGGAACTCGTGATCTGCCAGGTCACGCAGCTTTCCCGCGTCTTCGGCATCATCTTCGCACTCATCGCCCTGGTCGGCGGCATCTATTCCCTGCACCTGCGCGACACGGGCCAACAGGTCGCCTCGCTCCTATACGCGGGCGGCGCGCTCGGCGTGACCTTCGCGGGCGACTTCTTCACCGTGATCGTCTTCTGGGAAATCATGGCCGCCGGTTCGACCTATCTGGTCTGGGCGCGCCGCACTCCCGAATCGCGCCGCGCGGGCATGCGCTATCTGCTCTTCCACCTTCTGGGCGGGAGCCTCCTGCTCATGGGGATCATCCTCCAGATCCAGAACACCGGCTCGATCCTCCTGACCAGCTTCGCGCCCGGCGAGTCCGCCGCCGCCTGGCTGATCCTGGCGGGCGTGGCCGTCAACGCCGCCGTCGTGCCCCTGCACGCCTGGCTGCCCGACGCCTACCCCAGAGGCACCGTCACCGGCTCGGTGTTCTTGAGCGCCTTCACGACCAAGACCGCCGTGTACGTGCTGGCCTCGCTCTTCCCAGGCTGGAACATCCTGCTCGTGGCCGGCGTGTTCATGACGCTGTACGGCGTCACCTTCGCCTTCCTGGCCAACGACATCCGGGAGATCCTGGCCTACCACATCGTCAGCCAGGTCGGATACATGGTCGCGGGCATCGGCATCGGCACCGAACTGGCCATCAACGGTTCGGCCGCCCACGCCTTCAGCCATATCCTGTACAAGGCGCTCCTGTTCATGACCACGGGCGCGGTGCTCTACTCCGTGGGCACCAGCAAGCTGCATCAACTCGGCGCGCTTGCGCCCCGCATGCGCCTTCTGCTCACGCTGTACATGGTCGCGGCCCTTTCGATCTCCGGCGCGCCGCTGTTCAACGGCTTCATCAGCAAGTCGATCATCGTCGCGGCCGCGGGCGAGGCCCACTTCTACACCGCCAAGTTCCTGCTCATCTTGGCCTCCGTGGGCACGTTCCTCTCCGTGGGCATCAAGCTGCCCTACTACACCTGGTTCCACGAGAAAAAGAGCGACCTGACGCCCAAGCCCCTTCCCATGGGCATGATCGTGGCCATGAGCGTGACCGCCTTTTTGTGCATCCTCTACGGCATCATGCCTGGGCTGCTCTACGTCGAACTGCCTTACGCCATGGACTACGATCCCTTCACCATCCCGCACCTCGTGGAAGCCGTGCAGATCCTGATCTTCACCTTCCTGGGCTTCTGGCTGGTGCGCAAGAAGCTCACGCCCAAGAACAAGATATCCCTGGACATGGACTGGTTCTACCGTTCGTCCGCGCCCTACTTCCGCAAGGCGATCGTGGGCAACATCAACCTCTTCTTCGAGACCGCCGACAAGCGCGCCTTCGCCTTCGCCCACTGGGTGGGCATCCTGGCCAAGAACCCGTTGCAGGCGCTGCGCAGAACCTTCCTGCCGCCTACGCGCGACTACGACGCCGATCTCGACAGGCCCCCCCTGGCCTCGCCCATCTTCCTGACCCTGGTGACCACGGTCATCGTCACGGTCTGGGCGCTCTGGCTTTAG
- a CDS encoding monovalent cation/H+ antiporter subunit D family protein → MTETYTSIVPFLAVLVSLVAVPLIVASRGNPNLREFWTLAAAFIKFPLVLSLLPDAFAGRVAEYSIVTISPGIELMLRADAAGLFFALVASGLWILTSFYSIGYVRGNSEKKQTRYFASFAVCVGATIGIAFSGNLLTFVIFYEILSLATYPLVIHKENAEALRSGRQYLTYALSAGLLLIVAAAWTGHLAGTMDFRPGGIFTGIELDGGTAKMLFLLFMAGVGVKAGIMPLQSWLPAAMVAPTPVSALLHAVAVVKSGVFGVIRIVGYVFGPETMHAFGLHMILASFAAVTILLASIIAMKQDNLKKRLAYSTVGHLSYIVLGVALLTPESFTGGLLHLANHATTKIVLFFCAGAIYVNLHKTEISQLNGIGKVMPFTMAAFTIGALGLSGIPPINAFLSKFYLCRGAADGGYTFFLIVFLISGLLNAAYFFPIVLRAFFREGGPDLEKYRNSEARPMILLMVVPICIVATLSVLLGVAPNLFFGFFDLASGITTSVLNSIPQTMIVEFVK, encoded by the coding sequence ATGACAGAGACCTACACCTCCATAGTTCCGTTCCTGGCCGTCCTCGTCTCGCTGGTGGCCGTGCCGCTCATCGTGGCCTCGCGCGGCAACCCCAACCTGCGCGAATTCTGGACGCTGGCCGCGGCCTTCATCAAGTTTCCGCTCGTGCTTTCGCTCCTGCCCGACGCGTTCGCCGGGCGCGTGGCCGAGTACTCCATCGTCACCATCTCGCCGGGCATCGAACTGATGCTGCGCGCCGACGCGGCAGGCCTGTTCTTCGCCCTGGTGGCCTCGGGCCTGTGGATTCTGACATCGTTCTATTCCATCGGCTACGTGCGGGGGAACAGCGAGAAGAAGCAGACCCGCTACTTCGCGAGCTTCGCCGTCTGCGTCGGCGCGACCATCGGCATCGCCTTCTCCGGGAACCTGCTGACCTTCGTCATCTTCTACGAAATCCTCTCCCTGGCCACCTACCCGCTGGTCATCCACAAGGAGAACGCCGAAGCGTTGCGCTCTGGCCGCCAATACCTGACCTACGCGCTGTCCGCTGGCCTTCTGCTCATCGTCGCGGCGGCCTGGACAGGACACCTGGCTGGCACCATGGACTTCAGGCCCGGCGGCATCTTCACCGGCATCGAACTCGACGGCGGCACGGCCAAGATGCTGTTCCTGCTCTTCATGGCGGGCGTGGGCGTGAAGGCCGGCATCATGCCGCTGCAAAGCTGGCTGCCCGCGGCCATGGTCGCGCCCACCCCGGTCTCGGCCCTGCTGCACGCCGTGGCCGTGGTCAAGTCGGGCGTCTTCGGCGTGATCCGCATCGTGGGCTACGTCTTCGGCCCCGAGACCATGCACGCCTTCGGGCTGCACATGATCCTGGCCAGTTTCGCGGCGGTCACGATCCTCCTGGCCTCGATCATCGCAATGAAACAGGACAACCTGAAGAAACGGCTGGCCTATTCCACGGTCGGCCACCTCTCCTACATCGTGCTCGGCGTGGCCCTGCTCACCCCCGAATCCTTCACCGGCGGCCTGTTGCACTTGGCCAACCACGCCACCACCAAGATCGTCCTCTTCTTCTGCGCGGGCGCGATCTACGTAAACCTGCACAAGACCGAGATCTCGCAATTGAACGGCATCGGCAAAGTCATGCCCTTCACCATGGCCGCCTTCACCATCGGCGCGCTGGGGCTTTCGGGCATCCCACCGATCAACGCCTTCCTGAGCAAGTTCTATCTCTGCCGGGGCGCGGCCGATGGCGGCTATACCTTCTTCCTCATCGTCTTCCTCATAAGCGGCCTGCTCAACGCGGCCTACTTCTTCCCCATCGTGCTGCGCGCTTTCTTCCGCGAAGGCGGCCCGGACCTTGAAAAATACCGCAACTCCGAGGCAAGGCCCATGATCCTGCTCATGGTCGTGCCCATCTGCATCGTGGCCACGCTCTCCGTGCTGCTTGGCGTCGCGCCCAACCTCTTCTTCGGGTTCTTCGACCTCGCCAGCGGAATAACGACGAGCGTGCTGAACAGCATCCCGCAAACCATGATCGTGGAATTCGTGAAATGA
- a CDS encoding complex I subunit 5 family protein: protein MNASNIPVLIPFTFLLAALLIPLAGMLRKGFAQILAVAASGFTLFISVTGLFRVLDEGPLHHYMAGWLPPFGIEFVFDPLSAFFCALISAVSVLVLIHAGKSTSHEIPDKVVPFFSLAMLLLAGLTGMVLTGDLFNLYVFLEIGALAGYALVAIGDRRAPVSAFRYLTLGTAGAGFYLGGLALVFMSVGSLNMAEVAQLLPGVQDSAPVIVGICLMVLGMGLKMALFPMHAWLADAYTHAASSATALIAPIGTKVAAYVLIRLMLFIADPELVNVETPLIMAVGALGAIGMIWGSILAVCQKELKRMLAYSSVAQVGYIALGIGLASPLGIIGAVLHALNHACMKACLFFISGNLRLRMGHSYIPSFVNSIRTAMPWTAACFALAAISMIGLPPTAGFFSKWYLVMGSIETSNWLFVIALILSSLLNAVYFFRVLERMYLAPQADPEDPSKGEAEVLTPEGHGEAPASMLGPTLILAVSLLVLGVFNAWIVTTFITPMIPGRL from the coding sequence ATGAACGCAAGTAACATACCCGTCCTCATTCCCTTCACGTTCCTGCTCGCGGCGCTCCTGATTCCGCTTGCCGGGATGCTGCGCAAGGGATTCGCCCAGATCCTGGCCGTTGCCGCGAGCGGCTTCACCCTCTTCATTTCGGTCACCGGGCTCTTCCGTGTGCTCGATGAGGGTCCGCTGCATCATTACATGGCGGGCTGGCTGCCGCCGTTCGGCATCGAATTCGTGTTCGATCCGCTCTCGGCCTTCTTCTGCGCGCTCATCTCGGCCGTCTCCGTCCTCGTGTTGATCCACGCGGGCAAGAGCACGTCCCACGAGATTCCCGACAAGGTCGTACCCTTCTTCTCCCTGGCCATGCTGCTGCTCGCGGGCCTCACGGGCATGGTCCTGACCGGCGACCTCTTCAACCTTTACGTTTTTCTCGAAATCGGCGCACTTGCGGGCTACGCCCTGGTCGCCATCGGCGACCGCCGCGCTCCGGTCTCGGCCTTCCGCTACCTGACGCTGGGCACCGCGGGCGCGGGCTTCTACCTCGGCGGACTGGCCCTGGTCTTCATGAGCGTGGGTTCGTTGAACATGGCCGAGGTCGCCCAACTCCTGCCCGGAGTGCAGGACTCGGCCCCGGTCATCGTGGGCATCTGCCTGATGGTCCTGGGCATGGGCCTGAAGATGGCCCTCTTCCCCATGCACGCCTGGCTGGCCGACGCCTACACGCATGCCGCCTCCTCGGCCACGGCGCTGATCGCGCCCATCGGCACCAAGGTCGCGGCCTACGTCCTCATCCGCCTCATGCTCTTCATCGCCGACCCCGAGTTGGTCAACGTCGAAACCCCGCTGATCATGGCCGTGGGCGCGCTCGGCGCCATCGGCATGATCTGGGGGTCGATCCTCGCGGTCTGCCAGAAGGAACTCAAGCGCATGCTGGCCTACAGCTCCGTGGCCCAGGTCGGCTACATCGCCCTGGGCATCGGGCTGGCCTCGCCGCTGGGCATCATCGGGGCCGTGCTGCACGCCCTGAACCACGCGTGCATGAAGGCCTGCCTGTTTTTCATCAGCGGCAACCTCAGGCTGCGCATGGGGCACAGCTACATCCCGAGCTTCGTGAACTCCATCCGCACGGCCATGCCCTGGACGGCCGCCTGTTTCGCCCTGGCGGCCATCTCCATGATCGGCCTGCCGCCCACGGCCGGGTTCTTCAGCAAGTGGTATCTTGTGATGGGCTCCATCGAGACCTCCAACTGGCTGTTCGTGATCGCGCTGATCCTAAGCAGCCTGCTCAACGCCGTCTATTTCTTCCGGGTGCTCGAACGCATGTACCTCGCGCCCCAGGCCGACCCCGAAGACCCGAGCAAAGGAGAGGCCGAAGTCCTCACTCCCGAGGGACACGGCGAAGCGCCCGCGTCCATGCTCGGGCCCACGCTGATTCTGGCCGTGAGCCTCCTGGTTCTCGGCGTCTTCAACGCCTGGATCGTGACCACCTTCATCACCCCCATGATCCCCGGACGGCTCTAA
- a CDS encoding cation:proton antiporter subunit C, whose translation MPAIEFIKGYYPYLFLVALFIIGLYAMMVKQNLMKKIMGMSMVQSATILLWIVSAYKEGGTVTILDKSRGLDNPDLYLNPLPHTLMLTAIVVAVVTLGVAFALIIRIYRQYKTLDEPLLLERMK comes from the coding sequence ATGCCCGCCATTGAGTTCATCAAGGGCTACTACCCCTACCTCTTCCTGGTCGCGCTCTTCATCATCGGGCTGTACGCCATGATGGTCAAACAGAACCTGATGAAGAAGATCATGGGCATGTCCATGGTGCAAAGCGCCACGATCCTGCTGTGGATCGTCAGCGCCTACAAGGAAGGGGGGACGGTGACCATCCTCGACAAGTCGCGGGGACTGGACAATCCCGACCTCTACCTGAACCCGCTGCCGCACACCCTGATGCTCACGGCCATCGTCGTGGCGGTCGTGACGCTGGGTGTGGCCTTCGCCCTGATCATCAGGATCTACAGGCAATACAAGACGCTGGATGAGCCGCTGCTGCTGGAACGGATGAAATGA
- a CDS encoding MnhB domain-containing protein, protein MSALRRNENACRIMQGGSESPIIHICSRGIAPVIQIIGLYVFFHGHYSPGGGFQGGVLLAASIILLRMTLGLAATQPIMPTRLNIPLAAIGALLFAGTGLAALLFGGNFLDYAAIPIPGLEPAYIRNYGILFIELGVTMAVMTVLISIYDDLLGS, encoded by the coding sequence ATGAGCGCCCTGAGACGCAACGAAAACGCCTGCCGGATCATGCAGGGGGGCAGCGAAAGCCCCATCATCCACATCTGCAGTCGGGGCATCGCGCCGGTCATCCAGATCATCGGCCTGTACGTCTTCTTCCACGGACACTACAGCCCGGGCGGCGGCTTCCAAGGCGGCGTGCTCCTGGCCGCGAGCATCATCCTCCTGCGCATGACACTTGGCCTCGCGGCCACACAGCCCATCATGCCCACGCGGCTGAACATCCCCCTGGCCGCGATCGGCGCGCTGCTCTTCGCGGGAACAGGCCTCGCGGCCCTGCTTTTCGGCGGCAACTTCCTCGACTACGCGGCCATCCCCATTCCCGGCCTCGAACCTGCGTACATCAGGAACTACGGCATCCTGTTCATCGAACTCGGCGTGACCATGGCGGTCATGACCGTGCTCATATCCATCTACGACGACCTGCTGGGGAGCTGA
- the mbhE gene encoding hydrogen gas-evolving membrane-bound hydrogenase subunit E, translated as MKTLQLLVLLALTVVLTAAVVELPPRGDLSAPANKVENSLGKPLAGAYFIQNAYPDAKTPNFVTVILADYRSFDTLGETVVVFAGGLACLYILRRRKP; from the coding sequence TTGAAAACGCTCCAATTGCTCGTCCTTCTGGCCTTGACGGTTGTGCTCACGGCCGCCGTGGTGGAACTCCCGCCGCGCGGCGACCTCTCGGCTCCGGCCAACAAGGTCGAGAACTCCCTGGGCAAGCCCCTGGCAGGCGCCTATTTCATCCAAAACGCCTACCCCGACGCCAAGACGCCGAACTTCGTGACCGTGATCCTGGCCGACTACCGTAGCTTCGATACGCTGGGCGAGACGGTGGTGGTCTTCGCGGGGGGCCTTGCCTGCCTCTATATTTTGAGGAGGCGCAAGCCATGA
- a CDS encoding hydrogenase subunit MbhD domain-containing protein encodes MPWMIEFTLFTILIVSAVVALGLRNLLAAVVTLNIFSFMSACVMVSLGAIDVAFTEAVVGAGAVGVFNIIAILLTSRKSVD; translated from the coding sequence ATGCCCTGGATGATCGAATTCACCCTCTTCACGATCCTGATCGTGTCGGCAGTGGTCGCGTTGGGCTTGCGCAACCTCCTGGCCGCCGTGGTGACGCTGAACATCTTCAGCTTCATGAGCGCCTGCGTCATGGTCTCGCTCGGAGCCATCGACGTGGCCTTCACCGAGGCAGTTGTCGGCGCCGGAGCCGTCGGTGTCTTCAACATCATCGCCATCCTTCTTACCTCAAGGAAGAGTGTGGATTGA
- the mnhG gene encoding monovalent cation/H(+) antiporter subunit G, whose product MELLENIQEIVAVALMVGGVAFMLIGSIGINKLPDFYTRCHAAGKVDTLGIMLLLMGMMVHEGFTLNSAKLLLIIAFVVVTSPVATHALSRRAFLAGLKPWLKATRDKDAR is encoded by the coding sequence ATGGAACTTCTCGAAAACATACAGGAAATAGTCGCCGTGGCGCTGATGGTCGGAGGCGTGGCCTTCATGCTCATCGGCAGCATCGGCATCAACAAACTGCCCGATTTCTACACCCGCTGCCACGCCGCGGGCAAAGTGGATACCTTGGGCATCATGCTGCTGCTCATGGGCATGATGGTCCACGAGGGTTTCACGCTCAACAGCGCGAAGCTGCTCCTGATCATCGCCTTCGTGGTCGTGACGAGCCCCGTGGCCACGCACGCGCTGTCGCGCCGTGCCTTCCTGGCCGGGCTCAAGCCGTGGCTCAAGGCCACCCGGGACAAGGACGCACGCTGA